The following coding sequences are from one Lolium rigidum isolate FL_2022 chromosome 6, APGP_CSIRO_Lrig_0.1, whole genome shotgun sequence window:
- the LOC124661487 gene encoding RNA-binding protein P-like, producing the protein MGKKRKLESKSTAAAKAAAAKATAAAAKIAEPAAPTPQAETLAEFYAPSSQTVAQKSGSAAAATEEKPPQELGGEEDEWEEVEVEEEVDEEEQQQQAEEVEDEGESDPASIQALLEAFPKEQLVELLRDAAVGHGDVLAAVRAAADADPAQRKIFVHGLGWDTTVDTLKEAFGPYGEIEDLKLVSDRNTGKCKGYGFILFRRRAGARAALLEPQKKIGNRTTSCQLASVGPVPSGGAANNPMLATSPAPAPPALILPPVSEYTQRKIFVSNVGAEIDPQKLMQFFSKYGEIEEGPLGLDKATGKPKGFALFVYKTLDGAKKALQEPHKSFEGVMLHCQKAIDGPKPSKGGGYGAASTSGRKGAAGYGASSHSMAGSLGAGYGMSSPASLASLPGGVPGGPGMNPVLGQALTAFLANQGGGLGLNNILGVGPNASGVPNSGSSGTLGGGGVPGMPGGYMGGYGGGGGYGGPTGGPGRNYMGH; encoded by the coding sequence atgggcaagaagcggAAGCTCGAGTCCAAATCCACTGCCgctgccaaggccgccgccgCTAAGGCCACGGCTGCTGCTGCTAAGATCGCCGAGCCGGCGGCTCCCACCCCTcaggccgaaaccctagccgaatTCTACGCCCCGTCCTCCCAAACCGTGGCCCAGAAAAGCGGATCCGCCGCCGCGGCCACGGAGGAGAAGCCGCCCCAGGAGCTGggcggcgaggaggacgagtgggaggaggtggaggtggaagaggaggtggacgaggaggagcagcagcagcaggcggaggaggtggaggacgagggcgaGAGCGACCCCGCCTCGATCCAGGCGCTGCTGGAGGCGTTCCCAAAGGAGCAGCTCGTCGAGCTTCTCCGCGACGCCGCCGTCGGCCACGGCGACGTGCTCGCGGCCGTCCGCGCCGCGGCCGACGCGGATCCGGCCCAGCGGAAGATCTTCGTCCACGGCCTCGGCTGGGACACCACCGTCGACACCCTCAAGGAGGCGTTCGGCCCCTACGGCGAGATCGAGGACCTCAAGCTCGTCTCCGACCGTAACACGGGCAAGTGCAAGGGCTACGGCTTCATCCTCTTCCGCCGCCGTGCCggcgcccgcgcggccctgctcgaGCCCCAGAAGAAGATCGGCAACCGCACCACCTCCTGCCAGCTCGCCTCTGTGGGCCCTGTCCCGTCTGGCGGTGCGGCCAACAACCCTATGCTCGCTACGTCTCCAGCTCCTGCTCCACCAGCGTTGATACTGCCACCAGTGTCTGAGTACACGCAGCGGAAGATCTTTGTCAGCAATGTTGGCGCAGAAATCGACCCACAGAAACTGATGCAGTTCTTTTCAAAGTATGGTGAGATTGAGGAGGGTCCGCTTGGGCTTGACAAGGCAACCGGGAAGCCCAAGGGGTTTGCTCTGTTTGTCTACAAGACCCTTGATGGCGCCAAGAAGGCGCTGCAGGAGCCGCATAAGTCGTTTGAGGGCGTTATGCTGCACTGCCAGAAGGCAATCGATGGACCGAAACCCAGCAAAGGTGGAGGATATGGTGCTGCCAGTACGAGTGGGAGGAAGGGTGCTGCTGGTTATGGTGCCAGTAGCCATTCTATGGCTGGTAGCCTCGGTGCCGGTTATGGGATGTCATCTCCAGCGAGCTTGGCTTCACTGCCTGGGGGTGTACCAGGAGGTCCAGGAATGAATCCCGTGTTGGGGCAGGCCTTGACAGCTTTCCTGGCCAACCAAGGGGGAGGGTTGGGTCTGAACAATATCCTTGGAGTTGGTCCAAATGCTTCAGGAGTGCCAAATTCAGGGTCTTCTGGAACTCTTGGTGGCGGCGGTGTGCCTGGTATGCCAGGTGGCTATATGGGCGgctatggaggtggtggtgggtaTGGTGGTCCAACGGGAGGCCCAGGAAGAAATTACATGGGTCATTAG
- the LOC124663744 gene encoding uncharacterized protein LOC124663744, whose translation MFVSVDSLGTEPQRTGGQKKRNGAHMAEVHLKSTAGDAMEVETSSAGENAAGVAGLLRGFLAVQQRRAVAYSKLRRGFSEYMATGGEIAYQQLCGNVTAEFNDCSTEILEMVSLLSKPHLCRGDLANLLKDVQAHERDKLQLTARIQVLKKAGRPSERLVNHDHCRSSSMAQHVCANLKEITEASGTEDAEADAEYDAALKEAIQGIQEAVTSINEHMEEVRYEIDALEAETVGSSLGEVEEAFPDTLSIK comes from the exons ATGTTTGTGTCAGTAGACTCACTCGGGACGGAACCACAGCGGACCGGAggccaaaagaaaagaaacggCGCCCACATGGCGGAAGTCCACCTGAAATCGACCGCCGGGGACGCCATGGAGGTGGAGACCAGCAGCGCAGGGGAGAACGCCGCCGGGGTGGCCGGTCTGCTCCGCGGATTCCTCGCCGTGCAGCAGCGCCGCGCCGTGGCCTACTCCAAGCTCCGAAG GGGTTTTTCTGAATACATGGCTACTGGAGGTGAAATTGCTTACCAACAACTATGTGGCAATGTTACAGCAGAATTCAATGATTGCTCAACAGAG ATTCTTGAAATGGTGTCCCTGCTCTCAAAGCCACATTTGTGCCGTGGCGATCTTGCCAACTTACTGAAGGATGTACAGGCACATGAGAGAGATAAATTGCAGCTG ACAGCGAGGATTCAGGTACTGAAGAAAGCTGGCCGTCCTTCGGAACGCCTGGTAAATCACGATCATTGCAGGTCAAGCAGCATGGCCCAGCATGTGTGTGCGAACCTGAAGGAGATAACCGAGGCTTCCGGTACAGAGGACGCAGAGGCGGATGCGGAGTACGATGCCGCTCTCAAGGAGGCCATACAGGGCATTCAAGAGGCGGTGACCAGCATAAACGAGCATATGGAGGAAGTTCGGTACGAGATCGATGCCCTCGAGGCTGAGACGGTTGGCAGCAGCTTGGGTGAAGTCGAGGAAGCATTCCCTGATACCCTTTCGATAAAGTAG
- the LOC124662063 gene encoding uncharacterized protein LOC124662063, which translates to MEMVRETKVGRGDESAKRRRKEGGSSGRIDEESATTEQILEVEEENISEDEPGNWADIDREVSMGKVLTEDEEMDKYRRGLEYILGGEFGCFEQETTVSSMLTTHKAIQNASTATALQLYSIKVEETKLVWPLHVYGMVAARDPVDRNRNILFNRKRDNCQILTEEDPYLLLTGPSRAIVFLDPVDFEIDLKVKGGVEDKERLIHQVYTFNGTTGADGPRCSNENCTIHLHFKVLDETVQATIIGAQIIRGSWPSGYAGQIACSNASSHDEVVLLDFPAGSNPPVARDGTLELSRRVVSVDVHKDMVVCVKAYPVCGGLKQTIVSGDVMFTPQQCGITEGICDLGGNCQVEFKMAWSLLVVANWLLPS; encoded by the exons ATGGAGATGGTACGGGAGACCAAAGTGGGAAGGGGTGATGAATCCGCGAAGCGCCGCCGTAAGGAGGGCGGTTCCTCTGGTAGGATCGACGAGGAATCAGCCACGACGGAGCAGAtcttggaggtggaggaggagaataTCTCGGAAGACGAACCAGGCAATTGGGCCGATATAGATCGGGAGGTGTCCATGGGGAAGGTGCTGACCGAGGATGAGGAGATGGACAAGTACCGTCGAGGCTTGGAATATATATTGGGTGGCGAGTTCGGTTGCTTCGAACAAGAGA CGACAGTGAGTTCCATGCTCACTACACACAAAGCCATCCAAAATGCTTCTACCGCAACTGCCTTGCAACTCTACTCCATCAAAGTCGAGGAGACAAAACTCGTGTGGCCACTGCACGTCTACGGCATGGTTGCTGCCCGAGACCCTGTGGATCGCAATCGCAATATTCTCTTCAATCGCAAGAGGGATAACTGCCAAATCCTTACTGAAGAG GATCCATACTTGTTGCTGACTGGCCCGTCTCGTGCAATTGTGTTCCTTGACCCGGTTGATTTTGAAATTGATCTTAAAGTGAAGGGTGGGGTCGAAGATAAAGAAAGATTGATCCATCAAGTCTACACTTTCAATGGCACTACTGGTGCTGATGGTCCACGCTGCTCCAACGAAAATTGCACAATACACTTGCACTTTAAGGTGCTTGATGAAACGGTTCAGGCCACTATCATTGGTGCCCAAATTATCCGTGGGTCATGGCCGAGCGGCTACGCAGGGCAAATTGCTTGCTCCAACGCCTCCTCTCATGATGAAGTTGTGTTGCTTGATTTTCCAGCTGGAAGTAATCCACCAGTGGCTCGAGATGGCACGCTGGAGCTTTCTAGGCGTGTAGTTTCAGTAGATGTGCATAAAGACATGGTAGTTTGTGTAAAGGCCTACCCTGTATGTGGTGGCTTGAAACAAACCATTGTATCCGGGGATGTCATGTTCACACCCCAACAATGCGGCATAACTGAGGGTATATGTGACCTTGGTGGCAACTGTCAGGTCGAGTTCAAAATGGCTTGGTCTCTCCTTGTTGTGGCCAACTGGCTACTCCCGTCATGA